The DNA sequence GAGCAATTCATCTCTCAGTTTTCCGTTGAAGGATTCGATGTAACCATTTTCCCAGGGACTGCCTGGTTCAATGAATAAGGTCTTCACTTCTACCCTGCGGAGCCAGTCACGAACCCGCTCTGCTGTAAACTCGGGACCATTGTCACTGCGAATATGATCCGGGACTCCACGACGCACAAACAGGTCGCTCAGACGTTCCAGAACGCTTTCACTGTTTAATCTCCTTTGCACATCAATACACAGGCACTCTCTGGTAAATTCATCGAGCACAGTCAGCATCCGGAAAGCCCGGCCGTCGTGAGTCCGGCAATGCACAAAATCGTAGCTCCAGACATGATCGCGATGCCGGGGACGTAAACGGACACAGGAACCATCATTGAACCACAGTCGACGACGTTTTGGCTGTTTTTGTGGTACTTTCAGGCCTTCCTGTCGCCAGAGCCGCTCCACTCGCTTGTGATTCACCTTCCAGCCTCGCCGTCGCAGTAACTCTGTCACACGACGATAGCCATAACGGCCGTACTGACTCGCTAGATCAATGATCTCCCGAACCAGCCGGGGTTCATCGGAAGGGACTACAGGCTGCCTCCGTTGCGTGGAACGGGATTGTCCCAGGACACGACAGGCCCGGCGTTCCGAAACCTGATCATGCCCCAGGGAATCTCTTACGAAATTCACCGCCTTACTCCGTTTCGACGGGCTCAGTAGTTTCCCGAGGCGGCTTCCCGCAAAATGGCTTTATCCAGTTCCGACTCTGCCAGCAGCTTCTTGAGTCGGGCATTTTCCTTCTCCAGCTCTTTCAGACGTTTGGCTTGGTCCATCCGCAAGCCACCGTATTCACGACGCCACTTGTAGTACGTCTGCTGGTGGATTCCCAGCTTTTTGCACATCAGGGGAATCGTCATCCCCTGGGCGAGATGGACTTCGGCTTCCCGGAGTTTCGAAATGATCTGTTCGGATGAATGACGCTTGGTGGGCATGTTGCCTCCTCCTCAATTGGTCCAGAATCCTGATTAGTATATCAAGTTCTGGACGCGGTTAAGGGGGGCAGGTCAATATCAGATATCTCGAGATAATAATGGACCAATGTTGCCATTGAAGTAGCCAGTGTTGTACACTATTTAATTCTCGGCAATCTGCTTCATTGCTGTAAATATGCAATGAAACAATTTGTTTCTACGAATCACGCCCTTGAGACTATCGAACTATGGCAACTGAATGGTTTTACAAACAGTCTAAGGAAGAGTTGGGACCGTACCTGTTCCGTGAGATGGTGGAAATGGTACGCGAAGAGTGCCTGCTGCCCGAAACCATGGTGCGCCCCAGTTATATGGATGAGTGGCAACGGGCAGATTCTGTACCTGGCCTTTTTTATATGTCGCGCAAAGATCCGGTGACACTGCCGACAGTTCAATCGGAAGAAACGTACTCGGGGGACGAATATGCTGATGAAAATGACCTAGATACTTTTCTGACAGAATCAGATATAGCAGAGTCGACTGACACCATCCAGCCGGAACAACAGTTGGAACACCCCGGCTGGTTGAGACGACTGCTGTCCTTAAGAAACAATAAGATCCCCCCGGTTTCCGTCGCCCCCCAGCGGGAGATTCATGTCGATCTTAGCAGGCCCATCGCCGGCAGTTCGGAATTGGAAACCGATTTGGATTTACTTGCGGGACCAGACGTCGATTTAGATGAATTGAACGACGATACTGAAACCGGCGCTTATTCCGAAGAGACCTGGTCGACCACAGTGAATGCAGCTGTAGAGCGAATTGACGCTCGTGCTCCTAATCAGGAACAGGCTCCGCCTTCCCGACAAAAGCTTCCCACGATCAACTTATCCTTTCTGGAACATACCGCCTTTCGCAAACTGCTGCTTGCCTGTGCTCTCATCCTCTGTGCGAGCCTGGGAATTTATGCTTTTGTAGATTGGATGGGCCAGGGGCAACTCTATTTTCCCCTTGTGGGATATACTTCTCCCCTGTTGTTTATCGTCTATGCAGCCTGCTCATTTCTGGCGGTAATTATTCTGTGTCCCCTGTTAGCCTATTTTGCTGCGCCGTATTTACGCCAGGGATACAGATGGGGAGCAACGTTGGTGATGACAAACGTCACAGTTTTCTTTCTATTTAATTGGTCGGAAAAACAGAACATGATTTTTCCTTCGCGCAGACCGACTGAGGCTAAGCTGATCTTTCCGCTGGTTGGAGAATGCTCTTCCTTTGCTTACTGGATGTACTTTGTGGATTCTGTGATTATTGTCGCTGTGCTAACCTACTTTGCCGCCTGGTGGTTGGAGGCTCATGCGGATGATGCATAAAAAATCCCATTTCAACCCAGATAAAATCTTACCCATCTTTCATCCGAAGAACGATTACAGATCGGGTTTTACGATCGTAGAACTGTTGGTTTCTACTGCGGTGATTGGTGTTTTGGCGGCACTCGCTCTACCCGCTATTCAGACAGCACGCAATTCTGCCAGGCAAGTACAGTGTTTAAATAATATGCGGAATATCAGTCTTGGCATTTTACAGGCTACTGACACCGCAGGCCGTTTTCCGGCATGCGGTTACTATGGAGATGGAACTCCGGCTTCAGTTGGTGCCTATCGTAGCTGGGTTGTGGAAATTCTCCCTTTTATCGACCAATCGATGATATATGACAAATGGGATGTAGAAAAATCTTATAATGATCCAGTCAATAAACCGCTGGCAAATACTCACATTCCTGTTTTGACATGCCCATCTGACAAGACTGAAGTCGTCGGAAACGGAAATTTAACTTATGTTGTCAGTAGTGGAGTCGGTTTCACTACAATGAGAAACGGAGTCCATGATTGCCCCGTTGATACGACACAAAGAAAGTTAGACCTCAACGGAAATGGCATTACATGTAATTCCTCGACCAGTGGTGATGGGACACCATCAGATCGTGAGATTTTTACTCAAATGGGTTTGTTTTTTAATGAGACCTGGAAAGGTGAAATCAGATCAAAGCGTCACCATAGCATGGCGACAATCACTGATGGTGCTTCTAATACCATGCTCGTTTCAGAGAATCTTCGCACTGGATATAACCCTAAGAACCCTACAGATAACTGGGCATCTCCCAATCCTTATCTAACAAGTTTTTTCATTGGCAACCCTTGCTTGAACGGCAACTGTTCAAGTGGAAATGTAGATTACAATCGATCGAATTCAGGAGCGAGTGCCATTAATTCGGGTATCTCCCAACCTGAAGGATCATCTCCTTATCCCAGTTCCTTGCATGATGGAGGGGTCAACGTAGGACTTTGCGATGGGCGTGTACAATTCATCTCTCAAAATATTGATGGGAAGGTCTATGCTTCTCTGGCTAGCCCTCAAGGCCAATCATTGGAGGGAAGCCCTTTGGCACAGCAAATAATTTCGGGTGGAGAGTATTGACACCTGCTCTACTTCTTTGTTTTTTAGCAAACTATTTCTGGCAATATGACAAATATAAGCCAACAGACTACACCGTTCAGAATTTTTCTTACAGGATTAGCATTACTCTTTATTCTGTTCGTAGCTCTCCTGTTGCGAACACATAATTTAACGACAGTGACTTATGTGTTTGATGAAAGCTTCTCACTGAAAATGACGGAGTTTTCTTTTGTGGATCTTTGGAAGCATGTCTCAGAAGATACGCACCCCCCTTTGTCTTTTATATTACTTAAAATATGGGGAATTTTGTTTGGGACTTCGATGTTTGCTACAAGGATGTTTGGAGTCACGTTTGGGATAACTACGATCATCGGCGCTTATCTGTTTGTCAAAGAAGCTTATTCTTCAAGTGATGAATTGGGGCATAGAGATGCAAGTCCAGCCTCTCTCGCTGCACTTTTGACAGCAGCTATGATTGCTTTAAGCCCACTCCATATTTCCTGGTCGCTGATCGCTCGGATGTATAGTTTGGGTACGACATTAACCGCTTTCTCAAGCTGGTTTCTGATGCGCGCTCTGCATAAAATAAAGCCGGGGATGAGGGATTGGGTTCTGTTTACAATAACAACTATCGCTTTAGCTTATACCCACCACTTTGGTCTCTTTATTATTGCGGGGCAATATTGTTTTGCCGCTGGTTACCTATGGTTTCACAAACTAAATGGAAGTCCACGGGACCGTCTTGCAAATTTAAAGCCGGTTTTCATTTCCGCTCTCATCTTTTTCTGGGTCTGGCAACTAGTGCTGCTGAGTTTTTTAGACCAGACCCAAAGAGTGAATGCAAACTTTTATACACAACCATTTCAATTGAGAGATGTGGGACATACTTTTTATCAACTTTTTATATTTGATAAAGGATTCCCGCAAGTAATGATCACTGGCCTGATCATTGCCCAGGCAGTCTTTCTAGGACTGGTATTGCTGTTATTGGGTCGTCGTCCAGCCGATATTTTCATTTTTATTGCATCTACAGTCACTTTTTTGATGGCAATCATTTACTCCTTAACATCGCGTAACGTATTTAAAGCACGTTATTTTATGTTCGCTCAAATATTATTGTTTACTGCCGCTGCAATATTAATATGCCGAATACCAAACAAATTCGTCCGAAATATCACAATAGTTGCAGTGTTAGGTGGTATGGCTTTCTGTAGCCACTGGAATTATCAACATCGGGAAATGATGGCAGACCATCCCGGAATGGCAGCAGCCCTCACAAGGTATGATTCCATTAGCAAGTCAACGGAGCCCCTCATCGTATGTAACCCTCTGCTCTATACGACGGCAATTACTTGCACAAAAAATCGCAAGCGAGTTTTCACATATACACGCGATCGTGGGCAGGAGTACCCTTTCTATCAAGGTAGCTCTGTTATGTTGGAAACAGACTATGTCAACTCAAAAATGATTGATCAAATGAAAACCCGTTGGATATGGACCCTTGATGAAAGCCGCTGGCTGAAGACAAAAGTCCCCGTTTCGCAGGAATGGAAAAAGATCGGGGAAACCCATTATCCTGACTTTAATTGTGAACTCGTATTGCGGCTTTATGAAAGAAAACAAAATTCGGGAACTCAGCAGAAGATTGGATTGTTAGAGATTGATTAGCATCGTCAGAATACTCATTTCTGACCAGCTTACTGGTACATAATACGAACGATATTCTCTTTTATTTCCTGCAGTCCAATGTATTGGTGTTTTTAATTCACAAAAATAAATTTACGCAGATCCGAGTCCAATAATGATATCTCATTCAATTTCATATCAGCCAGCCAGAGCAGTAAACCGCGATGGATTCTCATTGCGCGAAGTTCTTATCTTATTGGCTGTTGTTGGGTTATTAATCGCTTTACTAAGCCCGAATATTCTTGCAATGCGAGAATCGGCCAGGATTCAGCAATGCGAACAAAACATGAAGCGACTAGGGACCGCCTTATATTCCTATCATGATACTCATCGATGTTTACCTCCCGCTGCTATCTGGGGCACGCAAGATATGCACTCTCTGGCATTAAATGCGAGCAAACAACTCGACATATTCACTCGTGCCAACTGGGTTCTCTTACTTCTCCCCCATTTAGATAAAACAGAATTGGCAAACTCATTTGACTACAATCTGCCAGTTGCTCATGAACAGAATCTCCAGGTACGAAATTCTCCCCTTTCGCTAATGCGATGTCCCAGTGATACATATAATTCTTCCGAAAACATGCATCAATTTGCATCAGCCGATGACTCAACCATTCATTTTGCTCGTGGAAATTATGCCATTAATGGAGGGACTCATACTGGAAAAATAGGATATGGGTCTACAGCATCTCCTTCAGGAGACTATTCTCATCTATTAATAGACCAGGACTCTCGTAAGTTCCAATATTGGGGAAATGGTGTAGCAGGTTTTAACAAGACATTTTCATTTGGTGATCTTTATAATGGCCGGGCAACCCTCGTAGCCTTGGAAGAAATTCGTGCTGGGATTCACCCGATCGATCCTCGAGGTGTATGGTCTTGGGGACATATTGGAAGCAGCGTCACTTGGGCACACGGTGTGAATGGAGATGACTATGGGCCGAATAATCCATGGGCTCGATCTGACGACTTTATCGGCTGCGGGAAATTACACGACATTCTTGGTGTAGAGAAACTTGTAGAGGAAAAGATGGCATGTGTTTCTTACGTCGATGTAAATACACAAGCCACTTCTCGTAGTCAGCACGATGGAGGTGTCAATGTCCTTTTTTTAGATGGGACTGTGAAATTTATTTCAGATAAGATTGATCCCGGTGTTTGGCATGTCATACATTCTCGTGAAACTCCTGCTGATATCCTGGCATCTGATTTTGACGAACATCTAAACACAGTCAATGAACTGGAAGATGCTTCTGAAGTTAATCATGCTTCAATTTCAGAAAAGCCTGAGCAAGCCCCGTCAGATTTTTTAAACTCAACAGACATGAAATTTGTTCTCATTCCTAAAGGGTCATTTATCATGGGATTGCCGGATGACGGCAACGATTACGACTTACCACCAGAATCCCCACAACACACAGTTCAGATCACACATCCGTTTTATCTTGGTGCCTATGAAGTGACCCAGGGCGATTATGAAAAAATCATGGGGATAAATCCTGCATTTCATCAATCCACTTCTGAGGACACAACATCTTTTCCTGTTGAGCAGGTAACCTGGAACGATGCAAATGAATTCTGCCGGCGACTTTCTAACACACCAACAGAGAAAAATGCCAAACGCACGTATCGGCTGCCTACCGAAGCAGAATGGGAATATGCATGCCGTGCTGGTTCTGAGCAACCCTATGCTTTCAGCTCAGTAAAAAGTATGGATGACACATCCGGTGAAGCTGCGGGTAAAACTCATCCACTCCCTATTACCAAAGTAGGGAGTTATGCTCCGAATGCATTTGGTTTGTATGATATGCGTGGGAATGTGTGGGAATGGTGCTCGGATTGGTTTGATCGTGATTATTATAGTCGCTCTCCTTTACGTGATCCTCAAGGTCCGAAACATGGGTATTTGAAAGTTGTGCGGGGATGTGATTGGATCTACGTGGGAGAAGGATGCAAAATCAATTATCCCATCACTGTTCCCTGGAAGCACAATCCATTTATTGGTTTTAGAATTGTATGCGAAATGAGAAGGGAATAATAAAAACACCCAGGTATATAGCTTGGTTTTTAATCTGTAATGGGAACATCGCATTTCCAATTCGGTTAAGAAGTACCTTCAGCCAATAGCTGATAAAAAAAGACAAGAAAAACCTCAGATAGATTCATACAGAATTGTGTATCTGTATTTTGACTGCATGAAAACAAAAGAGACGCAACAACAAAATAAAGAGAAACAAGTAATGAACAATCGACTCAACGCTCAAAGTTCTAAAGACTTAACCGTAATTAACTCCAATGCTTTCCGTGTTCTATTTCAATCTCTTTTACTTTTAACAGCTTGTGTAGCATTTGAAAATGTACCTCATCTTCCCGCTCAATCCCCGCCCGTCTCTCCAAAGACCACCAAGCAGTCTGTTGAAAAATACTCGGTTGAATTCAAGAAGCGGGATACCGACAAAAATGGTCAACTGACGCCGGTTGAATATCTGGGAAAGAAGAAAGGCCAGCAACGACAAAAGGCAAAACGTGAGTTTTATGATTGGGATATAAACTCTGATCAGCAACTGAGCCTTCAGGAATTCTCTCGACGCGAGAAACCCAAACAGCAAGTTCCCCTGAATGAATTCCGCTATCGAGACGCCGATGGTGACCAGCGTTTGAGCCAAGCAGAGTATCTGGCTCCCGTTGCCATAAAATTTCAGCCGAGCCTGATCCGAGACTTTGCATTGTTCGATTTGGATGGCGACCAGCAACTGACTTTTGACGAATACCAGAGCATTGTATCCCGTGATCAGCGAAAATTACCACATCCGCTGATGGAGCACGTAATCAGACGAATGCAGGATCTGGAATCAGCCTGGGACAAGTGGGATACAAACAAAGATTCCAAGCTGGGCCAGGATGAATTTAAGGCTTCGAACCTCACAAGTTCCATACCCGGCCTGGAATTGTCGAAGTGGGAAGACTGGGACAGGAACAAAGACGGATTCGTGGATCAGCAGGAAACACAGCAGGTCCTCGGAATTGCCTATGGCCTGCGTTTTCCTACAGGGGAATTGCAGTGGGCACCATCGGGAATGATGGTCTCCGGAATGCTGTTTGATGACCATGTTGACAAAAATGGGGACCACCTGATTGATTTAGCGGAGGCCAAGTCGGCACAACATGGTTTCGGTGATGGCAAGCAGACTCCCGCCCTGTTCAAAAAGATGGACCAGGACGGAAACGGCAGATTGACTATGGCTGAGTGGAAGAGTGACCTCAAGCATTGGATTGACCCCGTAGGAGATTTTCTGGCAGCTGACAAGGATCTGGATGGTCACTTGAATCGGGAAGAACTGTTGCAGGGAACCCCCTCCTGGCAACTCGAAGTAACCGAATATCTGTTTCCAGGCTTCGATACCAATGGAGACAAATTGCTCTCATTCAGGGAATATCGTGAGACACCTTTTGCAAATCTGGCACTCGGCTGGCAATTTCCACGAACAGACAGAGATAATGATGGTTATTTGAGTTCTACCGAATTTCAGTGGAATAAAGGCTTATTCGGAGCCACACTGGCGATGGAGTATTTCCAGCGATTTGATATCAATCAGGATGGAAAACTGGGCTTGAATGAATTTCCCTTCAACACCAGTAAGCATACCCCTGAATATTTCGCTTATGAATTCAGGAAGCAGGATGCAGACAAAAATGGTCAACTGACGCCGGTTGAATATCTGGGAAAGAAGAAAGGCCAGCAACGACAAAAGGCAAAACGTGAGTTTTATGATTGGGATATAAACTCTGATCAGCAACTGAGCCTTCAGGAATTCAGCCAGAGACAGAAACCGAAACAGGCAGTCCCCTTGAATGAATTCCGCTATCGAGACGCCGATGGTGACCAGCGTTTGAGCCAGGCAGAGTATCTGGCTCCCGTTGCCAAAAAATTTCAGCCAAGGTTGATTCGAGACTTTGCATTGTTCGATTTGGATGGTGACCAGCAATTGACTTTTGACGAATACCAGAGCATTGTCTCCCGTGATCAGCGGAAATTACCACATCCACTGATGGGGCGTGTGTCTAAACGTATGCAGGGACTGAAAGCAGACTGGAGCAAGTGGGATACAAACAAAGATGCCAAACTGAACCAGGATGAATTCAAGGCTTCGAAACTCACAAGTTCCATACCTGGTCTGGAAATGTCGAAATGGGAAGACTGGGACCGGAACAAAGACGGTTTCGTGGATCAGCAGGAAACACAACAGGTCCTCGAAATTGCCTATGGACTACGATACACAACTGGAGAACAACTGTGGGCGCCGTCTGGCCTCATGCTCTTAGGAATGCTGTTTGACGTCGTTGACCTGAATGGGGATCACCTGATTGATATGGCGGAGGCCAAGTCGGCACAACATGGTTTCGGTGACGGTAAACAGACTCCCGCCTTATTCAAAAAGATGGACCAGGACGATAGCGGCACATTGACCATGGCCGAGTGGAAGAGCGACATCACACACTGGATTGATCCTGTGGGAACCTTTCTGGCAGCTGACAAGGATCTGGACGGTCATTTGAATCGGGAAGAACTGTTGCTGGGAACCCCCTCCTGGCAACTCGAAGTGACCAAATATCTGTTTCCGGGATGCGACACTGATGGGGACAAACGGTTGTCATTCAGGGAATATCGGAAGACTCCCTTTGCGAATCTGGCACTCCCCTGGCAGTTTCTGCGAACCGATCGTGATCAGGATGGCTATTTAAGTTCTTCTGAATTTCAGTGGGATAAGGGCTTGTTTGCTGCCGCATTGGCGATTGAGTATTTCCAGCGCTTTGATATCAACCAGAATGGGAAACTTGAGCTTAAAGAATTTCCTTTCAATACCAGTCAGCGAACGCCTGAATTTTATGCTCACGAATTCAAGAAACGGGATGTCGACAAGAATGGTCAACTGACGCCAGTTGAGTATCTGGAAAAGAAGAAAGGTCAGCAGCGGCAACAGGCAAAACGTGAGTTTTATGATTGGGACAAAAACTCCGACCAGCAACTGAGCCTGCAGGAATTCAGCCAGAGACAGAAACCGAAACAGCAAATTCCCCTGAATGAATTCCGCTATCGAGATGCCGATGGTGACCAGCGTTTGAGCCAGGCAGAGTATCTGGCTCCCGTTGCCAAAAAATTTCAGCCAAGGTTGATTC is a window from the Gimesia benthica genome containing:
- a CDS encoding DUF1559 family PulG-like putative transporter, with translation MMHKKSHFNPDKILPIFHPKNDYRSGFTIVELLVSTAVIGVLAALALPAIQTARNSARQVQCLNNMRNISLGILQATDTAGRFPACGYYGDGTPASVGAYRSWVVEILPFIDQSMIYDKWDVEKSYNDPVNKPLANTHIPVLTCPSDKTEVVGNGNLTYVVSSGVGFTTMRNGVHDCPVDTTQRKLDLNGNGITCNSSTSGDGTPSDREIFTQMGLFFNETWKGEIRSKRHHSMATITDGASNTMLVSENLRTGYNPKNPTDNWASPNPYLTSFFIGNPCLNGNCSSGNVDYNRSNSGASAINSGISQPEGSSPYPSSLHDGGVNVGLCDGRVQFISQNIDGKVYASLASPQGQSLEGSPLAQQIISGGEY
- a CDS encoding CREC-EF hand family protein, yielding MNNRLNAQSSKDLTVINSNAFRVLFQSLLLLTACVAFENVPHLPAQSPPVSPKTTKQSVEKYSVEFKKRDTDKNGQLTPVEYLGKKKGQQRQKAKREFYDWDINSDQQLSLQEFSRREKPKQQVPLNEFRYRDADGDQRLSQAEYLAPVAIKFQPSLIRDFALFDLDGDQQLTFDEYQSIVSRDQRKLPHPLMEHVIRRMQDLESAWDKWDTNKDSKLGQDEFKASNLTSSIPGLELSKWEDWDRNKDGFVDQQETQQVLGIAYGLRFPTGELQWAPSGMMVSGMLFDDHVDKNGDHLIDLAEAKSAQHGFGDGKQTPALFKKMDQDGNGRLTMAEWKSDLKHWIDPVGDFLAADKDLDGHLNREELLQGTPSWQLEVTEYLFPGFDTNGDKLLSFREYRETPFANLALGWQFPRTDRDNDGYLSSTEFQWNKGLFGATLAMEYFQRFDINQDGKLGLNEFPFNTSKHTPEYFAYEFRKQDADKNGQLTPVEYLGKKKGQQRQKAKREFYDWDINSDQQLSLQEFSQRQKPKQAVPLNEFRYRDADGDQRLSQAEYLAPVAKKFQPRLIRDFALFDLDGDQQLTFDEYQSIVSRDQRKLPHPLMGRVSKRMQGLKADWSKWDTNKDAKLNQDEFKASKLTSSIPGLEMSKWEDWDRNKDGFVDQQETQQVLEIAYGLRYTTGEQLWAPSGLMLLGMLFDVVDLNGDHLIDMAEAKSAQHGFGDGKQTPALFKKMDQDDSGTLTMAEWKSDITHWIDPVGTFLAADKDLDGHLNREELLLGTPSWQLEVTKYLFPGCDTDGDKRLSFREYRKTPFANLALPWQFLRTDRDQDGYLSSSEFQWDKGLFAAALAIEYFQRFDINQNGKLELKEFPFNTSQRTPEFYAHEFKKRDVDKNGQLTPVEYLEKKKGQQRQQAKREFYDWDKNSDQQLSLQEFSQRQKPKQQIPLNEFRYRDADGDQRLSQAEYLAPVAKKFQPRLIRDFALFDLDGDQQLTFNEYQSIVSRDQRKLPHPLMERVAERMQGLKAGWSKWDTNNDAKLDQNEFKASNLTSSIPGLGLSKWEDWDRNKDGFVDQQETQQVLEIAYGLRYPTGELLWAPSGLMLFGMLFDIIDLNGDHVIDLAEAKSAKHRFGDPKQFPALFKKIDQDDNDTLTMVEWKSDLKHWTDPVGTFLAADKNLDGHLNREELLQGSPSYQLEVSEYLFPGFDTNGDKLLSFREYRETPFANPALPWQFLRTDSNQDGFLSISEFQLEKGLFGAALSMEYFQRFDINQDGKLDLNELPFNTSKRTPDFYAHEFKKRDVDKNGQLTSEEYLASIPENLQQRAIRDFGLFDLDSNQKLTLNEYQNIVSNDLRNLPHPLMERVAERIQELKAGWSKWDTNNDSKLDQDEFKISNFTRSIPGLTLSNWEDWDRNKDGFVDQQETQQVLEIAYGLRYPTGELQWAPSGLIVSGMLFNTVDINGDQLIDLKEAKLAPHGFGDGTQTPALFKQMDQDGNGTLTMAEWKSDISHWTNPVGTFLAADKDLDGHLTREELLQGTPYWQLVVTEYLFPGFDTNGDKLLSFREYRETPFANLALGWQFPRTDSDHDGYLSSSEFQWDKGLFAATLAKEYFKRFDINRDGKLGVDEFPFKLDLSKAPRGIVFMQRDSDQNGLISFKEVLGEFKMPPNPNETQKIQYETRLAHIEDAFRRADVNHDKSIDKTEFLSEAALEALAPHLVSKNRNLSSTLVPRSPGSKEADSDTGMWIILALNALLLVGVTIFLIRKTKISAR
- a CDS encoding DUF4339 domain-containing protein; its protein translation is MATEWFYKQSKEELGPYLFREMVEMVREECLLPETMVRPSYMDEWQRADSVPGLFYMSRKDPVTLPTVQSEETYSGDEYADENDLDTFLTESDIAESTDTIQPEQQLEHPGWLRRLLSLRNNKIPPVSVAPQREIHVDLSRPIAGSSELETDLDLLAGPDVDLDELNDDTETGAYSEETWSTTVNAAVERIDARAPNQEQAPPSRQKLPTINLSFLEHTAFRKLLLACALILCASLGIYAFVDWMGQGQLYFPLVGYTSPLLFIVYAACSFLAVIILCPLLAYFAAPYLRQGYRWGATLVMTNVTVFFLFNWSEKQNMIFPSRRPTEAKLIFPLVGECSSFAYWMYFVDSVIIVAVLTYFAAWWLEAHADDA
- a CDS encoding SUMF1/EgtB/PvdO family nonheme iron enzyme, whose translation is MREVLILLAVVGLLIALLSPNILAMRESARIQQCEQNMKRLGTALYSYHDTHRCLPPAAIWGTQDMHSLALNASKQLDIFTRANWVLLLLPHLDKTELANSFDYNLPVAHEQNLQVRNSPLSLMRCPSDTYNSSENMHQFASADDSTIHFARGNYAINGGTHTGKIGYGSTASPSGDYSHLLIDQDSRKFQYWGNGVAGFNKTFSFGDLYNGRATLVALEEIRAGIHPIDPRGVWSWGHIGSSVTWAHGVNGDDYGPNNPWARSDDFIGCGKLHDILGVEKLVEEKMACVSYVDVNTQATSRSQHDGGVNVLFLDGTVKFISDKIDPGVWHVIHSRETPADILASDFDEHLNTVNELEDASEVNHASISEKPEQAPSDFLNSTDMKFVLIPKGSFIMGLPDDGNDYDLPPESPQHTVQITHPFYLGAYEVTQGDYEKIMGINPAFHQSTSEDTTSFPVEQVTWNDANEFCRRLSNTPTEKNAKRTYRLPTEAEWEYACRAGSEQPYAFSSVKSMDDTSGEAAGKTHPLPITKVGSYAPNAFGLYDMRGNVWEWCSDWFDRDYYSRSPLRDPQGPKHGYLKVVRGCDWIYVGEGCKINYPITVPWKHNPFIGFRIVCEMRRE
- a CDS encoding IS3 family transposase (programmed frameshift), producing MPTKRHSSEQIISKLREAEVHLAQGMTIPLMCKKLGIHQQTYYKWRREYGGLRMDQAKRLKELEKENARLKKLLAESELDKAILREAAFGKLLSPSKRSKAVNFVRDSLGHDQVSERRACRVLGQSRSTQRRQPVVPSDEPRLVREIIDLASQYGRYGYRRVTELLRRRGWKVNHKRVERLWRQEGLKVPQKQPKRRRLWFNDGSCVRLRPRHRDHVWSYDFVHCRTHDGRAFRMLTVLDEFTRECLCIDVQRRLNSESVLERLSDLFVRRGVPDHIRSDNGPEFTAERVRDWLRRVEVKTLFIEPGSPWENGYIESFNGKLRDELLNGEIFDTLWEAKVLIERWRRDYNSIRPHSSLGYRAPVPEAKLFCSPASAPLQQTSRTAVDTIEH
- a CDS encoding glycosyltransferase family 39 protein, translating into MFDESFSLKMTEFSFVDLWKHVSEDTHPPLSFILLKIWGILFGTSMFATRMFGVTFGITTIIGAYLFVKEAYSSSDELGHRDASPASLAALLTAAMIALSPLHISWSLIARMYSLGTTLTAFSSWFLMRALHKIKPGMRDWVLFTITTIALAYTHHFGLFIIAGQYCFAAGYLWFHKLNGSPRDRLANLKPVFISALIFFWVWQLVLLSFLDQTQRVNANFYTQPFQLRDVGHTFYQLFIFDKGFPQVMITGLIIAQAVFLGLVLLLLGRRPADIFIFIASTVTFLMAIIYSLTSRNVFKARYFMFAQILLFTAAAILICRIPNKFVRNITIVAVLGGMAFCSHWNYQHREMMADHPGMAAALTRYDSISKSTEPLIVCNPLLYTTAITCTKNRKRVFTYTRDRGQEYPFYQGSSVMLETDYVNSKMIDQMKTRWIWTLDESRWLKTKVPVSQEWKKIGETHYPDFNCELVLRLYERKQNSGTQQKIGLLEID